In Daphnia pulex isolate KAP4 chromosome 7, ASM2113471v1, one genomic interval encodes:
- the LOC124198284 gene encoding uncharacterized protein LOC124198284: protein MVPNSEDSNGATSSTEQTTLKSPKTSKGKTTPSKSSINVEKDTDEYRKLRDRNNEAVKKSRTRTKLRTQNTLDKVEKLRGENTKLEDRIEGLKKELELLKELFVSHAGTKSMKRLTEVDLDVLLAEAAPSNKRSKKGNTPYAGRSREDIEREVLALLGQQAEESDDEADDDDEPQPSTSRDIDQTNMSEEQSLMEDPTSANNTIECVDLSNENETEEILTVEPSVDDGEITETYTIVDDGTGGPHIWTTEDGESVVVTIEQDEQGTLVASSVQQQDLNDIIQGEILMLE from the exons ATGGTGCCAAACAGTGAAGATAGTAATGGGGCTACCAGCAGCACCGAGCAAACAACTTTGAAATCGCCTAAAACAAGTAAAGGGAAAACAACCCCTTCCAAGAGCTCCATCAATGTGGAAAAAGACACTGATGAATATCGCAAGCTCAGAGACAGAAACAATGAAGCTGTCAAGAAGAGTCGGACGAGGACCAAACTGAGAACTCAGAACACGCTAGACAAGGTGGAGAAACTCAGAGGTGAAAACACAAAGCTGGAAGACCGTATTGAGGGACTCAAGAAAGAGCTGGAGCTTCTCAAAGAACTTTTTGTCAGCCATGCag GTACCAAGAGCATGAAGAGGCTGACTGAGGTAGATCTCGATGTACTCCTTGCTGAAGCTGCTCCCAGCAACAAAAGGAGCAAGAAAGGAAACACACCGTACGCTGGCAGAAGTAGAGAAGATATTGAAAGGGAAGTACTAGCTCTTTTAGGTCAGCAAGCAGAAGAGTCTGATGATGAAgccgacgacgatgatgaacCACAGCCTTCAACATCCCGTGACATAGATCAGACCAATATGTCTGAAGAACAGTCGTTGATGGAAGACCCAACCAGCGCCAATAACACGATTGAATGTGTGGATCTGTCGAACGAAAACGAAACCGAAGAAATTCTCACTGTTGAACCCTCTGTCGATGATGGCGAAATCACCGAGACCTACACAATTGTCGATGATGGGACTGGTGGACCTCACATTTGGACCACAGAAGACGGTGAATCGGTCGTCGTGACTATCGAACAAGACGAACAAGGCACTTTGGTGGCATCCAGCGTCCAGCAGCAAGATTTAAATGACATTATTCAGGGAGAGATTTTGATGTTGGAGTaa